From the genome of Aerococcus urinaehominis:
CTGTAGGGCTTGATTAAGTACCTCGCGACGATTTTTATAAATTTTACGGTTATCGTAGACATATTGGTCATCTACTAAATCCATGGCCCCTGCTCCAACCTGGTCCAAGGTTGAAACTGACAAACGCGATTGGCAAAGTTTCATAATATGGGCCATAAATTCCTTGTTTTTAGAAGCTAAAGACCCAATCCGTGCACCACAAGCTGAATATTTTTTTGAAATAGAATCAACTAATACAACCCGCTCAGCAATTTCTGGATAATCACCAAAGGATACAAAAGGCCGATCTGTATAGTTAAACTCCCGGTAAACCTCATCGGCAACAATAAATAAATCATGTTTGATCGCTATAGCAATTACCTGCTCAATTTCTGCTTGGGTATAAACCCGACCGGTTGGGTTGCCAGGACTAGATAATAGGATTGCCTTGGTTTTATCAGTAATTTTATCCTCAAAATCAGCTATGCTTGGCATGGCAAAGCCATTGTCTATAGAACTATGGACACCGACCAATCGCCCTCCTGCCATCTTAGCAAAGGTATCATAGTTTGGATAAAAGGGTTCAATGGTTAAAACCTCATCACCTTCATCTAATAAGGTCATCATCGTGAAGACCAATCCTTCTGAAGCCCCCGCAGTAATTACTAATTCCTCAATGGCGAAATCCAAACCATAGTTACGGAGGTATAGCTGCATCGTTTCTAAGGTTTTTTTCATCCCCCGTGAATTGGTATATTCTAAAACTGAAACCTCAAAATGAGAGATAGCATCGTAGAAAACCTGTGGTGTTTCAATATCCGGTTGCCCAATATTCAAAGGAATCACCTTAAGTCCCTTGTCCCTAGCAGTTTGCGCGTAGCCACTTAGACGACGGATGGGTGAACTTGCCATGCCTTCAACCCGGTTTGAAAATTTCATATTGCCACCTACTTCTAAATTGATAAAGGTATTTTACCCTATGGCAATATCAGTCTGCAATATCTGGTAAATTTATATTTTTTTAAAGGTCAATTTCCAGGTAAATTGGCGTATGATCTTGACGGTCACCAGAATCAATCATTTCAGATCGTTTTACTCGGCCCTTTATCCGATCAGAAACTAGAAAATAGTCAATTCTCCAGCCAGAGTTATTAATTTTAGAAGTTTTTACACGTTGCGCCCACCAAGTATACTGCCCTTCAACATCACCATGTACATGACGGAAGGTATCAATAAAACCACGATTTAATAGCTTAGTGAATCCCTCGCGCTCCTCGTCAGTAAAACCAGCTGAGCGGCGATTATTTTCCGGATGAGCCAGGTCGATCTCATTGTGGGCAACGTTAAAATCACCCGTTGCAATAACCGGCTTATCCTGATCTAAGCGTGCTAAATAATCAGCATATTTAATATCCCAGGCTTGCCGATCTTCCAGTCTTGCTAAAGCAGAACCAGCATTAGGAGTATAAACGCCGGTAAAGTAGAAGTCTGGAAATTCCAAGGTTATAATCCGCCCTTCACTATCCATAGGCTCAGGCGCACCAATAGCTGGATAGGTCACCTCTGGCTGATAGTCTTTTTTCCATAAAATCATGGTACCAGCATAGCCCTTTCGCGCTGGTTCCTTAGAAGAGGTCCAGGCATAATCATAGCCAGGCACCCGGTCCATTAAAATTTCCATATGCTTTTTACTTGGCCCTGAGGCCTGCAATTTGGTTTCTTGGATGGCAATGACATCAGCATCATATTGATCAATAGTATCTAATACCAGACGAGATAGTTGGGCCCGTGCAGAATCAGATGTGAGGGCAGCATTTAGCGAGTCGATATTCCAGGAAATAAATTTCATAGTCTAAGCTCCTTTATTTATCAATTACTAGCTAGTCTACCATAATTTATTTAAGCAAGCATTTAAAAGGACTGCAAACTTACAAGCCGGCGATGCTCAGTTTTGTTTGATGATCCGCCATAAGCCGACAAGTCCAGTAATAATGACAGCATATTTAAAAATAGACAAAACTAAAATACCAGTATTTTCATAAGTCACAGGGACAATTAGGGCAACTAATAAATAAGCAATTAGATAGCAAATACCATTTACTAGCAAACCTAGTCCCCATTCTTTAAGCGTTAGGACTCTTGCCTTAACAGCTAGTTGGCCCCAAAATGCTTTAAAAGCCGTTACTAATTGTTTCATCATTTAGGATACCTTATCCTCTCTATTTCAATAAAAAAGCCGGCTTAGCCGGCTTTTATAATTTTAAACTTATTTATGTTCCGCTAACCATTTTTCAACAGCTGTTGCCATAGTCGCAGAACCAACAATCAAGGCTTCCTCATTAAATTGAACATATGGATGATGGACTGGGTAAACTTGGCCATTTTCATCCGGTAATGGGCAACCTACAAAGAAGTAGCAAGTCTTATCTAACTGGCTAGCAATGTGGGCGTAGTCTTCAGAAGCAAGATAAGGGCCAATGTTTTTAACTTCATAGTCATCACCTAAAGCCTCTTCAGCAGCTGTTTTCACAAGGTCAGCTTCTTCAGCTGTATTTACTAAGGCTGGGCAGTTAGCCATAACAGTAAACTCAGTTTCAGCACGGAAGGCCTTACCAATATGCTCAACAATCTCTGGCAAGCGTTTAGCCATATGTTTGGCTGATTCGGGATAAAGTGAACGAGATGTACCTTCTAACACAACCTTATCAGGAATAACATTCACTGCACCACCTGGAGCTTCAAATTTACCCATAGACAGAGAGGCACCCTGGTTAGAAGGTAATTCACGCGCTAGGATGCCATTAGCTGCATTAATGATTTGGCTAGCCACAAAAACTGGATCAACCCCGTTGTTAGGCATCGCACCATGAGCACCTACACCCTTAACCACAATTTGGAAGTTTAAGGCAGAGGCTAGGACCTCATTACGGGCAATCTCGACATCAACCTTGTCACCATTTGGCCACATATGTAAGGCAAAACCAGCATCTGGTTTACCATCTTTAAATAAGCCCTCTTCAATAATAACTTTACCACCGTTAAGGGTTTCTTCGGCTGGTTGGAAAAGGAATTTCACTTGACCTTGAAGTTGGTCTTCATTTTCCTTAAGCATCTTAAGGACCATCAATAAGATAGTCGTATGCATGTCGTGCCCACATAGGTGACCATTGTCATTTTTAGATGTACAAACAGATTTTGATTTTTCTTGGATAGCTAAGGCATCCATATCAGCTCGAACTAAAACAGTCTTACCTTTGCTAGCATCTCCAAGGGCGCCTGTAATACCATATGTATTACCGACATTTTCGTAGGCAATCCCAAACTCATCTAATTTAGCTTTAACTAACTTAGTTGTTTCAGGTAATTCGAAACCGACCTCAGGATTTTCATGCAAGGTACGACGAACCTTCACTGCATCATCAAATAGTTCTCTGGCACGATCTAAATAAGCCATTTATATTACCTCCTATGTATTTGAAATGATTTCATCATCATTATACGCTTAATTTTTAAATTGTCTAACTTTTCTTTATATTGGCTTTTGTTAGCCATTAATTAATGCTGGCTAGCCCCAGTATCCGCATCGGAGGCTGGTAATTGGCTCGCCCCACTATTTTGATCAGTAACTAAATTTTGACTAGCATTAGTTGTTTGGTCCGACACTTGACTTTGACTAGGACTAGTTTGGCTATCAAGGCTATGCATATCCTGATTTTCCACGCCGCTATCACTATCATCTAGTGGATTTGTCGCATCCATATTCTGATTCGTTAATTCTATGCCGGGCCAGTTTGTCAGCACCTGTTGGCTAAAGCCGCGGTACTTACCAGTCTGGTCATGCAAGGCCACATAGGTAAACAGTTTATTTTGGTTGCTAATAATTAATTTAGCTTGGTTGCCGGACCGCAGTTGGCCGATATACTCCTTGGCCTGACTGAGGCAATTTTCTTCATCAACTAAGCCTAGGGGGCTACCGAGATCCTCGAA
Proteins encoded in this window:
- a CDS encoding pyridoxal phosphate-dependent aminotransferase, giving the protein MKFSNRVEGMASSPIRRLSGYAQTARDKGLKVIPLNIGQPDIETPQVFYDAISHFEVSVLEYTNSRGMKKTLETMQLYLRNYGLDFAIEELVITAGASEGLVFTMMTLLDEGDEVLTIEPFYPNYDTFAKMAGGRLVGVHSSIDNGFAMPSIADFEDKITDKTKAILLSSPGNPTGRVYTQAEIEQVIAIAIKHDLFIVADEVYREFNYTDRPFVSFGDYPEIAERVVLVDSISKKYSACGARIGSLASKNKEFMAHIMKLCQSRLSVSTLDQVGAGAMDLVDDQYVYDNRKIYKNRREVLNQALQKIKGVKVTEPEGAFYNIIQLPVDDAEKFIIWMLDQVEIDGYTVLATPAQAFYTDPRYGKNEIRLSYCVSEEMIERAMAILALALDRYPNRQEI
- a CDS encoding M20 metallopeptidase family protein; the protein is MAYLDRARELFDDAVKVRRTLHENPEVGFELPETTKLVKAKLDEFGIAYENVGNTYGITGALGDASKGKTVLVRADMDALAIQEKSKSVCTSKNDNGHLCGHDMHTTILLMVLKMLKENEDQLQGQVKFLFQPAEETLNGGKVIIEEGLFKDGKPDAGFALHMWPNGDKVDVEIARNEVLASALNFQIVVKGVGAHGAMPNNGVDPVFVASQIINAANGILARELPSNQGASLSMGKFEAPGGAVNVIPDKVVLEGTSRSLYPESAKHMAKRLPEIVEHIGKAFRAETEFTVMANCPALVNTAEEADLVKTAAEEALGDDYEVKNIGPYLASEDYAHIASQLDKTCYFFVGCPLPDENGQVYPVHHPYVQFNEEALIVGSATMATAVEKWLAEHK
- a CDS encoding exodeoxyribonuclease III, which gives rise to MKFISWNIDSLNAALTSDSARAQLSRLVLDTIDQYDADVIAIQETKLQASGPSKKHMEILMDRVPGYDYAWTSSKEPARKGYAGTMILWKKDYQPEVTYPAIGAPEPMDSEGRIITLEFPDFYFTGVYTPNAGSALARLEDRQAWDIKYADYLARLDQDKPVIATGDFNVAHNEIDLAHPENNRRSAGFTDEEREGFTKLLNRGFIDTFRHVHGDVEGQYTWWAQRVKTSKINNSGWRIDYFLVSDRIKGRVKRSEMIDSGDRQDHTPIYLEIDL